The Burkholderia latens genome segment CGTGGCGGGGCCATCGCCAACAACGAGGGCACCATTCAAAGCGCGGCTGGCATGACGGTGGCCGGTTCGTTGCTGGACAACACGGCGGGGCGGATTGCGTCGCTCAACGGCGATGGCTTGTCGGTGACCGCCAGCGGCCAACTGACCAACGTCACGGGCACGACGGCGAATGGTGCGCAAGGCGGTGTCATCGGCGGCAACGGCGATGTGTCGGTCCAGGGCGCAAACGTTGTCAATCGCGGCGCGATCACCTCCAACACGAATCTGCGGGTGTCGGGCCAGTCGGTCGACAACAGCGGCGGTGCGCTGCGGGCCGCGCAGAACCTCGCCATAGATGCCGGTGCGCGCGTGACGAACAATGGCGGCTCGATCGTCGGCCGTACGACTACGGTTAGCGCGACCACCGTCGATAACAGCGCTGGCGCTATGCAGGCCGACCAAGTGTCGTTGAATGTAGCCGATCTCGTGAATCGTGGCGGAGCGATCACGCAGAACGGTGCCGGTCCGATGGCCGTCAATGTGTCGCGCACGCTCGACAACTCGAATGGCGGCACGCTACAAACCAACAGTACCAACCTGACGCTTGCGCCTGCCGCACTCGTCAACGATGGCGGCACGATCACGCACGCAGGCAACGGCACGCTGACGCTCGGCAACGGTTCCGGCTCGGTGTCGAATGTAGGCGGTTCGATCGCCAGCAACGGGCGCGTCGTCGCGCAACCCGGCGCGCTGAACAACACATTGGGCTCGATCAACGCGCCGAACGGACTGACGGCGACCGTCGCGGGCACACTGAACAACGCGAGCGGCAAGCTGTTGTCGAACACGGATCTGAGCGTGACCAGTGGTGTGCTGGCGAACGATGGCGGCCAGATCGATGCGAGTACGGACGCGACAATCCATACGGGCTCGATGACGAACCAGGGCGGCTCGATCGTCGCGCCGAATCTGTCGGTCACGGCCGACGCGACGCTCGACAACAGTGGCGGCAAGCTCGAAGCCAATCAGCTGGCGCTCGCGGCCGCCAATCTCGTCAACCATGGCGGCACGATTACGCAGTACGGCGCGTCGTCGATGGGTATCAACGTCAGCGGCACCCTCGACAACTCGGCCGCCGGCGTGATCCAGACCAACGCCACTGACCTGACGCTGAAGCCGGCCGAGTTGAATAACGTGGGCGGTACCATCACGCATGCCGGCACCGGCACGCTGACGATCGCACCGGGCAATGGCGCGAGCGCGCTGAATAACGCGTCGGGCACCATCGTGACGAAGGGACAAGCCATCGTCGACGCGGCTTCCTGGAACAACGCCAGCGGCATTCTCGCCGCACAACGCGGCATCAATGCGATCATCGCCGGCGACGTCAACAACGCGCAGGGTTTGCTGCGATCGGATGCGTCGCTGTCGTTGAAGAATGGCGGCGCGCTGTCGAACCGAAGCGGCCACATCCAGGCGGGGCAACCGGTTGCAGGCGACGCCAGCACGCTCGACATTCAATCGGCGTCGATCGACAACGCGGACGGCGCCATTGTCGACCTTGGCACGGGCAAGATGACGGTGCAAGGCGGTAGCCAGATCGCCAACAGCCACGCCGGCGGCGTCGCGGGCATGGGCGTGATTACCGGCAACGGCGGCGTGACGATCGGCGCCGCATTGATCAGCAACACGCAAGGCGGCCAGCTCAGCGGCGCCTCGCTGAACGTTAATGCAAACACCGTCGACAACAGCGGCGGCAGCATCGGCAACGTCACGAATTCGAACGGCGACGTGAACGTGACGACGACCGGTGCGATCACGAACACCAACGGGCAGATCAGCTCGACTCACGACCTGTCGATCGCGGCGGCCACGCTGCAAGGCGGCGGCACATATAGCGCGACGCACGACGCCAACGTGAGCCTCCAAGGCGACTATACGGCTACGGCCGACACGCAGTTCAATGTAGGCCACGACCTCGGCTTCACGTTGCCCGGCACCTTCACGAACAACGCGAATCTGCAATCGGTCAACAACCTGAGCGTCAACGCGGGCAATATCGTCAACGTGGGCGCGTTGACTGCCGGCGGCCTGCTGCACACGCGATCGACCAATCTGACGAACACGGGCGCGCTCGTGGGCGCCAGCGCCTCGCTCAACGCGACGAACACGATTTCGAACCTTGGACCCGCCGCGTTGATTGGCGCATCGGACAGCAACGGCACGCTCGAAATCCTCGCGCACGACATCGAGAACCGCGACGACACGACCGTGACCGATTCGATGGCGACGACGGCCATCTTCGGCATGGGCAAGGTTGTACTGGCGGGCGGCAAGGAAGCGAGCGGCAATTACACGAACGCCGCGCTGGTCAACAACGTGTCCGCGCTGATCCAGTCCGGCGGCGACATGGAACTGCACGCCGACAAGATCACGAGCACGCGCCGCGTGATGAAGACGTCCACCAGTCAGATCGATCCGGCATCGCTCGCGCAGTTCGGCATCAGCATGTCCGGGTGCGCGGCGTATTTCGCGGGGAATTGCACGGGCCAGACGAGTTACGGCATCAAAGACCCTACACCGGACCAAGCGACCGAACTGATCAAACAGCCGGGCGGCATGTTCATTTCGCCGCCTCATAGCGGTCAATGGAACAGCAGCTATCAGTTCACGACCTACTATGCCGACAGCGCGACGGCGACGACCGTGACGGACATCAGCCCAGCCGCGCAGATCGTGTCGGGGGGCAAGATTGATGCTTCGTCCGTCGGCACGCTGAAAAACTACTGGAGCAACCTCGCGGCGGTCGGCGATATCGAGATACCGAGGAACTACGACGCCGACGGCTGGGCGGCGTCCGGCCAGAAATTGCCGGGTGTGTCGGTCTCTTACTCGGGGCAGTACCACTACAACAACTACGACAACTCCGAACACGACTGGCAGCTGCCGTTCGGCAATGCGCCGTTCGTGACGGGGCGTCCGGGCGGCTTTACGCAGGCGGCGCCGGCATCGATCAAGGACTATAAGCTGCCCGGCTACTTCTCGACGATAAGTTCGAACGGCACGATTTCCGGCACGGGCATGAGCGTCAGCAACACGGCGGGCAATGCATCGATTCCGTCGCTCGGCTTGCTGCCGGGGCAGTCCGTGCCGGGTCTCACACCGACCAATTTGAGCGGTAATGCGAGCGGCGTGAGCTCGGGCGCGTCGTCGGTGCACGGCGGTCCGCCGGTGCCGGTCGATCCGATCATCGCCAGTGCGACAGCACTGAATGTACTGAACAACCTCACGATTGCGCAGGGCGGGCTGTACCGGCCGACTACCGCGCCGAATGCGAACTACGTGATCGAGACGAACCCGGCGTTCACGAACCAGAAGAATTTCATTTCGAGCGACTACTTCTTCGGGCAGCTCGGCGTCGACCTCACGCACATTCCGAAGCGCCTCGGCGACGGCTTCTACGAGCAGCAGCTGGTGCGCAACGAAATCACGTCACTGACCGGCAAGGCGGTGCTCGGGCCGTATGCAGACTTGCAGTCGATGTATCAATCGCTGATGACGGCGGGGGCGGAGCTGTCGAAGTCGCTCGATCTGCCGATGGGCGCGAGCCTGTCGGCCGACCAGGTGTCGAAGCTGACCGGCAACGTGATCATGATGGAAACGCGCGTGGTCGACGGCCAGTCGGTGCTCGTGCCGGTCGTGTATCTCGCGCAGGCGAACCAGCAGAATATCAACGGACCGCTGATCACCGCGACGAATATCGATTTCCAGAACGCGCAGTCGTTCACGAACAGCGGCACGATTAAGGCGGACAACACGCTGGCCATTCAGGGCAAGCAGATCGACAACGCGTTCGGCGCGCTGCAAAGCGGCGGGCTGATGTCGCTGAAGACCGAGAACAACATCGACCTGACGTCGGCGAATGTGAAGGCCGGCAGTCTGCAACTGGATGCCGGGAAAGACTTGATTCTCGATACGGCGACGAAGACGAACACGCGCGTGAGCCGCGATGGTGCGACGAGTGTGGTGACGACGCTCGGGCCGACTGCCAAACTCGACGTCGCGGGCGATGCTTCGATCACGACAGGCGGCAACTTCCGGCAGAACGGCGGGAACCTGTCGGTCGGCGGCAATCTCGGGATGAACGTCAGCGGTAACTGGGATCTCGGTGCGGCCCAGACGGGCGAGCACAAGATCGTGCAGCGCGCGAACGGCGTGTCGAATACCGACATCAACAAGGCCACCGGCAGCTCGGTGACGGTCGGTGGACAGTCGAGCATCGGCGTCGGCGGAGACCTGACGGCCAAGGGCGCGCAGATCGACCTCGGCCAGGGCGGTACGATCGCCGCGAAGGGCAATGTGACGCTCGGCGCGGTGATCACGACGTCGACGGTGAACAGCAACAGTTCGGGCAGCGACAGTCGCGGCAGTTCCGCGGATACGCAGCACAGGTTGGATCAGGCGTTGACCGGGACGGCACTCAAGGGCGGCGACACCGTCAATATCGTGTCGGGCAAGGATATAACGCTCTCCGGCAGTGCGATCAGCCTCGACAAGGGCAATGCGAACCTGGTGGCGGCCGGTGACGTGAATGTCGGCGCGGCAACGGAGACGCACGAGCTCAACTCGCACGAAACGCATAGCCATAGCAATGTCGTGAGCGGGGCGAAGGTCGCGAGCGGGATCGATCAGACCGCGGCCTACAGCCAGAGCAGCACGATTTCGGCAGATGGCGTGACGATCAAGAGCGGTCGCGACGTCAACGTGACGGGCAGTAATGTCGTCGGGACAAACGATGTCTCGCTGTCGGCCGCACGGGACGTGAACATCAAGACCTCGCAGGACACGATTCAATCGTCGACCTATTACGACAAGAAGGAAACCGGCCTCATGTCGAACGGCGGACTGTCGATATCCGTCGGCTCTCGTTCGAACTCGGACAAGCAGCAGTCTTCGTCGGTCACGAACAACGGCAGTGCAATTGGCGCGCTGAACGGCAACCTTAGCGTGAGCGCGGGCAACGATCTGCATGCGACCGGCAGCATCCTGCATGCCGGCAACGACGTCGATCTTTCCGGCAAGGCCGTGAAGATCGACGCCGCGACGGATACATCCAGCTTCGCAGAGCAGCAGCAGTTCCGTCAGGCGGGTGTGACTGTAGGTGTGACCAATCCGGTCCTGGCGGCAGTGCAGACGGGACGGCAGATGGCGAATGCGGCGCAAAGCGTCGGTGGGGATCCGCGCCTGATCGCGCTGGCTGCGGCCACGACGGGCCTTGCGGCGAAGAACACGTATGACTCGCTGAAGCAGATGGGCGGCGATCCGCTGACGGCGGCGAAGAGCGTCGGCATCAACGTATCGGTTGGCGCGAGTAAGAGCGACAGCCAGATGCATGCGAAGTCGAGCACTGCAGTGGGTAGCACCGTATCGGCCGGACACAACGTGACGATCGTTGCCGCTGGTGCCGGCAAGGACAGCAATATCGACGTGATCGGCAGCACGATTTCGGCAGGCAACAACGCGAAGCTGGCCGCCGACGGCAATCTGAACCTGCAGGCTGCGGAAAACACGAGTAGCCAGCGCAGTACGAACAGCGGATCGAGTGCGTCGGTGGGCGTGTCGCTCACCGTCGGTGCGAAGACGGGTGTGGCATTGACCGCAGGCGTCGCGGGAGATCGCGGTCGCGCGGATGGCGATTCGTCGACGTGGATGAACACGCACGTCACGGCTGGCAATCAACTCGCGATTCAATCCAGCGGAGACACGAACCTGAAGGGTGCGGTCGCATCAGGCAAGCAGGTGATCGCCGACGTGGGCGGCAATCTGAATATCGAAAGCCTGCAGGACAAGGACCGCTACGATTCGAAGCAACAGAATGCGGGCGTGTCGGTCAGCGCTTGTCCGCCGCCATGCGTGTCTAGCGTGGCGGGCAGCATCGGCCAGACGAAGATGAACAGCGATTACGCGAGCGTGATCGAGCAATCGGGAATCAAGGCGGGTGACGGCGGCTTCCAGATCGACGTGAAGGGCAACACCGATCTCAAGGGCGGCGTGATCGCGAGCAGCGACAAGGGGGTGCAGGCCGGCGTCAACAGTTTGACGACTGCCACGCTCACCCATAGCGACATCGAGAACCACGCATCGTACGACGCGTCGTCGATCGGGTTGTCGGGCGGTTACGGCGGCACGATCGGCAAGGATCAGAAAGGCACTGCGAATAACGTCAATCCGGTGCCGGGGACCAGTGTGCCGAAGGGTGATGGCGGACTGCAGGTAGCGCCGCCGGTGGCGCTCAGCGCGTCGGGCGATGCGAATTCGACTACGAAGAGCGGTATCAGCGGCGGCGCGATCGCGATCACCGATGGCGCGAAGCAGCAGCAGTTGACGGGCGAGAGTGCCACTGAAGCGGCCGCGAACATCAATCGCGATACGTCGAACACCGGCGGTGCACTTGCGCCGATCTTCGACAAGGAGAAGATTCAGGCCGGGTTCGACATTACGAGCCAGTTCATCAATCAGGTGGGGACGTTCGTAGCGAATCGCGCGGCCGAAGCGGATGCTGCGAAGGCTGCGGCGAACAACTCGAAACTGACGTCGGCGGAGCGCGCGGCCGCCCAGCAACGCGCCGATCAACTGAACGCGAACTGGGGGCCGAACGGCACATATCGTCAGGTGCTGACAGCCTTGTCGGTGGCAGCGGGTGGCAACGTGACGGGCGGTGTCGGCCAATTTGCGCAGAATGCAACGGTGGCATACGTGCAACAGCTTGGCGCGAATCAGGTCAAGCAAATCGCCAATAGCCTCGGTAGCGAAGAAGCGCGCGCGGCACTTCACGCGATTGTCGGATGTGCGGGTGCGGCTGCGAGCAGCCAGAGTTGCGGTGCGGGCGCGATGGGCGCGGCGACCAGCTCCGTGCTCGGTAGTCTGCTCGCGCCGTCGACGAATCTGTCGGCGTCGGAGCGCGGGGCGCGCGACAATCTGGTAAGCAGCCTGGTTGCTGGCGTTGCAGCGGTGTCGGGTCAGAATGTGGCGACCGCGGCTGGAGCGGGCAAGATTGAGGTCGAGAATAATCAGGTCTCGCCGATGGCGCCGGTTCCGGGCTGGCTCGCTGGATTCAAGCTGCCAGGGTATAAGGGCGAGACAGCGGGCAAGGGCGATGGTGTGATCGCCGATCCCGCCACGGAGCTCGATTCAACGATCAAGCCGACCGGATCGTTGATCTATCCGATACCGGACGCGAAGACAGTCGGTGACTGGATTACGGCGATTATTCCGGATCAGGCGAAGGGGCTGGTTGACTATATCCTTCATTCGAATGGACCATCATCATCGAATAAGGAAGGACTGAATTTCGACACGAAAGTTGACGCCAAGGATGGGGGGTATGTAGATGTCGAGTTATCCGCCAGACAGAAGTTTGATAAAAATGGTTTTGTTGTTGATAGCAAGTTTGCGCAAAGCGATCTGATTGGTCGTTACTCTCCAGATGGGAATTTTCACATAGACTGGTACGGGACTACGGTGTCTGGGCGAGGTGTGGGAACAGATATGATTTCCAAGGCGATAGAATCCGTCGGGGTAGAAAATGTGAAAACTGTGTCTGCTCAGCTGGGTAATGTAAACCGGGATGTCTACAATTCCGCAGCCTCTTCTGGGCTTTCGTCGATTCAAGCAGTTTGGGCTACTCCACTAGGAAAGTCGATGAGCTATCTCGGATTTAGAGGTGTTGAGGTCAATGGGTATAACGTTAAATTCTATAGGTAGACAATCATGGGCAAGGTTGAAATTATAAGGTCAATGCTACGTGCCGGAAGGGCGAAGGATATGTTGGATTTCGTTGAGGGCGAATCGCGTTATCTTTCGGCGGCGTCTGGCGGCGTTCCACAAGATCCTGAACTCAAGCGAATTTGGATTATGGTGGTGCATCACCTGCGTTTTTTGGCGGAATTTGGGGGCGATGTGTTGGTTCAAACTTCTGGTGGGCGGGTGTATAGATCATATCCTGAGGAATTTGATAAGTGGTTAAGCGCGGGTGCGCCTGGAATTTCAGAAATTGATATTAAAAGGTACGTAGAGGAAAATCCTTTTGATGAGGGTGAATAGGATAATAGATGAGATGAGTGGCCGTGGAGTACCTTGCCGTAGAGGATCGTTTTAAGACCATGTAGGTATTTTCGGGATCGCTAGCGGTATCAGCGGCGGTGCGATCGCGATCACCGACGACGCGAAGCAGCAGCAGTTGACGGGCGAGACTGCCGCTGAAGCGGTCGCAAACATCAATCGCGATACGTCGAACACCGGCGGTGCACTTGCGCCGATCTTCGACAAGGAGAAGATTCAGGCCGGGTTCGACATTACGAGCCAGTTCATCAATCAGGTGGGGACGTTCGTAGCGAATAAGACCAGCGAGATTGATCGGCTCAAACAAGCGGCGAATGACCCAAACGCGAAGGACGCGAACGGTAATCCGCTGACGGATATGCAGCGTCAACAAATGCTGGCGCAGGCGAACGATATCGAACGGACTTGGGGGCCGGGCAAGCCGGGGCGTCAGATATTGACTGCGTTGACAGTGGCAGCCGGTGGGAATGTGACCGGTGGTGCTGGTCAGTTTGCGGCGAATGCCGCGATTGGCTACGTGCAGAGTCTCGGGGCGAACAAGGTCAAGGAACTGGCAGATTCATTCGGTCAGGGGACGCCACAAGCTGAATCGGCCCGAGCGGCGTTGCATACGATCGTGGGATGTGCAGGAGCTGCGGCGGGAGGTCAGGGATGCGGTTCGGATGCGATGGGTGCGGCGGCGAGTTCGCTGATTGGTTCCGCGCTTGGATCGGCAGAAGGATTGACGGAGCAGGAGCGGCAAGCGTGGGTCGATCTGGTGACGAGCGTCGTAGCGGGAGTTGCGGCGGTGCGCGGGCTGGATGCTGCGACGGCGGGGAATACAGCGAAGATCGAGGGGGAAAACAACTGGGGTGCCATTGTTGTACCTGGAGCTGGGTCGGCGATGGCTGGCGGCGCTGGGCAGCAGTACCGCAGGGTATGGGTGGATACTTCGGGGAGCAGCGCCAGAACGGTGATGGGGTCATCGTTGATAATGCGACGGACCTTGATCCGAGCGCGAAGGCGGGGGCGATCATTACGCCGAGGGGCGGCGGGTCGGGATTCAATCTGACGGGACCGTTTACGAAATTCGACCAGTCGGATACGAACTATGTGAAGGGTGCGACTGCGGATACGGCCTCGATGGTGTCGAATACCGCAGGGTGGATCTCGTCGACTGCGGCAACCGGGGCCGCCGTGCCATCACCCTTTGCTCCAGCGTTTGGAACAATTGCCTACGGAGCGACGGTCGTAGGTATTGGCGCCGACGCCGTGTCTTAATTGGTAAGTCTTAATGCAGTCAATACACTTACGAAGGTGCTTTGGCACGGGGTGGTCAAGTGGTTGGAGATAAGATTTCTATCGCGTCGCTGATCATCAATGGCGCATCCGAAGCCATAAAAAGCAGCCATTCTCAACAACGATCGGCAACTGGGTAGGCCAGCAGTTGAATTCGATTTTCGGTCCGAGTGCGGACAAGGGAAAAAAGAGATTCATCGAAGACGGTAATTTCTCAGGCTGGCTTAGAGTTGTCCTTTTTATAGTTGGCTTGGCCCTGGCTGCGGGGGGGCTTGGACTTGACCAAATGCCCCGATGGATCAGAGCTGGGGCGTTCCTCTTTGGCTTTGCGATGATGGCCCTTGGCGGCATTTCCAGTCGAGCACATATGCTGAAGATCAAGCCCTTCTATAACAGCTACAAAAAGGCGCGCAAGAGCTATGAAGTGAAGGCCGACAAGCCGGACAAGTCAAGGTGATAATAGATTTAGTTGTTTTGAGCGAAGTGATTATTTGGATATATTTGTAGTTCGAAAATAAAAATCATGATGAAAATCCGATGCCTTGGGATTACTGCCTTCACCGCGCTGATGGGCTTCATTGTGTATGTGGTGTTGAAGAACATCTTTTTAGCTGAACGACAGAGTCCGGCGTATGCCGGGCTCGGTGTTTATGCTGACGTTACAGGCCGCCGACGGCGAGGCCGTCGTTCAGCGGCGAGTCGTTGGTCGTCGCGGATGCGGTCCTGAATCTCCTATTCCGTCATCTCGCGATTGGCGATGCGGTAGTGGTGATCGGGGGAGATGGTCAATTGCTGGTAGCGGTAATTCGCGGCATTAACCTCGCACTTGGGCAATCGGTCGGACGTGTTGGGCGAGCGATTGCAACGTCCGGCGATTCCAGGAAACGCTAAGGAGCGGCCGTGGGGTGAGAGAACTGCGTGCCGATAATCGGCAGCGTCCACGGTGCGAGCCGGCGTTGCTCGGCCAACCGTGAGAACCGTGGCCTCGTCGGCCATTGCGGCGCCGACAGCGGCGACTTCGTACGCTGCGAACGGCGAAGCAATATTGCGCGGGCCGGGCACACCGGAACGGCACTAGCGCATGCGGCTGCGCCCGTGAGTGCCCGTCAGTTCGACGACGAAATCCACGAATGCGCGAGTCTTTGCCGGCACGTGGTGGCGGGACGGGTAGTACACGTATAACGGATAACGCTCGTCGGCCCATTCGGGAAAGAGATCGATCAACCGGCCGTCGGCGATCAACGGCTCCGCGCCGAGCAGCAGCATCTGCGCGATTCCGGACCCGGCGAGGCATGCGTTGAGCAGCGCGCCGGGATCGTTGACCGTGAGACGCCCGCGGGTATCGACCACGATGCGTTTGCGCCCGCGATGGAATTCCCATGCGAACGGCTTGCCTGTCTCCGGATTGCGAAACTCCAGGCATCGATGGCTGTGGCGCTCAAGGTCCTCGGGTTTTGCCGGCCGTCCCCGGCGAGCGATATACGAGGGCGTCGCCACCGTCACGACGGCGGTATCGAGCAACTTTCTCGCGATCAGGCTGGATGCGCGCGGTTCGCCGAATCGCACGGCGAGGTCGAAGCCGTCCATGACGAGGTCGCCCAGGCTGTCTCGCGCGATGAGCTCGATATCGAGTTCGGGATGCGCGTCCATGAATGCATCGAGCCGTGGCCCGAGAATGGCCCGGTAGACGACGGGATCCAGATTGATTCTCAGCTTTCCGCGCACGGCGGACGCGCTGCCCGCGGCCGCCGCGGCGGCTTCCTCGAGCCCGGCGAGATGGGGCATGACCTGCTCGTAAAAGCGGCGGCCCTCTTCGGTCAGCGAAACCGATCGCGTCGTCCGGTTGAAAAGCCGGATGCCCAGCTTTCTCTCCAGCCGCGCGATCGCCCGACTGACGCCCGGCGGCGTCATCCCTATTACTTCAGACGCAGCCGCAAACGTTCCGGCATCGACCACGGCCGCGAACACGCTAATGCTGCCGGACAGCTTCTCGCTACTGGATCTCATGGTTGTCGACTAAATACGGGTTGCGAATCGCGAGCGGCCAACTCTAGGCCGACACGCCAACGCCGCGCAGGCTCGCAATGCCTGACGTTCGCAGCGATGATGCCGAATTCATGACGCGTTGTCACTTATCTGATGCCATCCATGTCGTTTTGTTTCGGTCAGCGTTTGTCCAGAATGCGACCGACGTATTCACACATGGGGAACGAGCAATGTATGCAATCACGGGAATCACCGGCAAGGTCGGCGGCGCATTGGCCCGCGAATTGCTGGCCGCGGGGCAACCGGTGCGCGCAGTCGTGCGCGACACGACGCGGGCAGCGGTGTGGGCGGAGCGCGGGTGCGAGATCGCGACCGCGTTCATGGACGACGCTGCGTCGCTCGCCGATGCATTCACAGGTGCGGCGGGCGTTTTCATCCTGCTCCCGCCGGTGTTCGATCCGGAGCCCGGGTTTCCCGAAGCGCGGAAAGTGATCGAGGCTGTGTCCGCCGCGCTTCTGAAGGCGCGCCCCGAACGGGTCGTTTGCCTGTCGACGATCGGCGCGCAAGCCGACGAGTCCAATTTGCTCACGCAACTGACGCTGATGGAGCAGGCGCTGCGCGAGATGCCGATGCCCGTGACGTTCCTGCGGCCCGGCTGGTTCATGGAGAACGCCGCGTGGGATGTCGCGT includes the following:
- a CDS encoding NmrA family NAD(P)-binding protein, giving the protein MYAITGITGKVGGALARELLAAGQPVRAVVRDTTRAAVWAERGCEIATAFMDDAASLADAFTGAAGVFILLPPVFDPEPGFPEARKVIEAVSAALLKARPERVVCLSTIGAQADESNLLTQLTLMEQALREMPMPVTFLRPGWFMENAAWDVASARDDGAIASYLQPLDKPVPMVATADVGRVAAELLQQTWHGVRVVELEGPRRVSPDELARAFSRVLGRHVRAEVVDRRTWETLFRAQGMKHPAPRMRMLDGFNEGWIDFESRPDEILRGRVALDSVLSELVSRTV